Within the Pseudomonas guangdongensis genome, the region CGGGTCCTCGACGACGGTCGCGAGATCGCCGTGCTGCACCCCGAGAAGCGTCTGTACACCGTGCAGCAGATGCCGATGACCGAGGCCGGCATCGATCCGGGCTTCACCCGCGACCTCTACGTGGCCCTCGGCGAGCCGCTGGAAGACGGCGCCTGGGCCGTGCGTCTGCACGTCAAGCCCTACGTGCGCTGGATCTGGCTGGGCGGCCTGCTGATGGCCTTCGGCGGCTTCCTCGCCGCCCTCGACCGTCGCTACCGGGTCAAGGTGACCGGCAAGGTCCGCGACGCCCTCGGCATGACTGGAGCGCAAGCATGAATCGACGTCTGTTGCTGTTGCTGCCGCTGGCCGGCTTCCTGGTGCTAGCCGGCTTCCTCTACAAGGGGCTGTTCCTCGACCCGCGCGACATCGGTTCGACGATGATCGGCAAGCCGCTGCCGGCGTTCTCCCTGCCGTCGCTGGAAGACCCGGCGCGCAGCCTGAGCGCCGAGGACTTCAAGGGCCGGCCGGCGCTGCTCAATGTCTGGGCCACCTGGTGCCCGACCTGCAAGGCCGAGCACGAAATGCTCAACCGTTTGGCGGCGCAGGGCGTGCTGGTCTACGGGGTCAACTACAAGGACAACGGTGACGCCGCCCGCCAGTGGCTGGACAAGCTGGGCAATCCCTACCGCGCCAACGTCGAGGACCCGCAGGGCAGCCTGGGCATCAACCTCGGCGTCTACGGCGCGCCGGAAACCTTCCTTCTCGACAAGGACGGCATCGTCCGCCACAAGCACGTCGGCGCCATCGACGAGCGCGTCTGGCGCGAGCAACTGGCGCCGCTGTACCGCGAGCTGCTCGACGAGGCCGGCCTATGAAGCGTCTGCTGAGCGCGGGCCTGCTGGGCCTGGCCCTGTCGCTGGGCGCCCAGGCGGCCGTCGACACCTACGAGTTCAAGGACGACGCCGAGCGTGCCCGCTACCGGGTGCTGATCGAGGAACTGCGCTGCCCGAAGTGCCAGAACCAGAACATCGCCGACTCCGACGCGCCGATCGCCATGGACCTGCGCCGCGAGATC harbors:
- a CDS encoding DsbE family thiol:disulfide interchange protein translates to MNRRLLLLLPLAGFLVLAGFLYKGLFLDPRDIGSTMIGKPLPAFSLPSLEDPARSLSAEDFKGRPALLNVWATWCPTCKAEHEMLNRLAAQGVLVYGVNYKDNGDAARQWLDKLGNPYRANVEDPQGSLGINLGVYGAPETFLLDKDGIVRHKHVGAIDERVWREQLAPLYRELLDEAGL